The Triticum aestivum cultivar Chinese Spring chromosome 3A, IWGSC CS RefSeq v2.1, whole genome shotgun sequence genome includes a region encoding these proteins:
- the LOC123062918 gene encoding protein TRIGALACTOSYLDIACYLGLYCEROL 5, chloroplastic has protein sequence MAYGGGRRGSSRWGLPMVRSDALGKLGPSFGIGAGCGVGVGVGLIGGAGIGAGFPGLQLGFGAGAGCGIGIGFGYGFGKGIAYDENGKYSNIRRSFQNTRSLPYDQEFDILFDEVMESTRRLIKATTKELDKWRRM, from the exons atgGCGTACGGCGGCGGCAGGAGGGGCTCGTCCAGGTGGGGCCTTCCGATGGTGAGGTCGGACGCGCTCGGCAAGCTGGGCCCCTCCTTCGGCATCGGCGCCGGctgcggcgtcggcgtcggggtcgGCCTCATCGGCG GCGCAGGAATTGGAGCTGGATTCCCTGGGTTACAGCTGGGATTCGGAGCTGGTGCTGGATGTGGAATAGGAATAGGTTTCGGCTATGGCTTTGGAAAGGGAATTGCATATGACGAGAATGGGAAATATTCAAACATCAGGAGATCATTTCAGAACACCAGGAGCCTCCCTTATGA CCAGGAGTTTGACATCCTGTTTGACGAGGTGATGGAGAGCACCAGGAGGCTGATCAAAGCGACGACAAAGGAGCTCGACAAGTGGAGGCGCATGTAG